The genomic window TGATCAAACATCCAATtcggcaaaaaaaaacaacaacgaaATACTAGTTTTGTGTTTGGATTTGGGAGGTATTTTGGATCTTGGTTTGCAAGAGCTTCACAGAAAAGTTTGTCTATAATGATAGTCTCAAGTCTCAATCCAATTACTTCCATATCTCTCAAGATTTTAATGTAAAACCAAAGTTTTCGGAAATACTGATGATGTACATTACCTTCAATAATATTACAATCTAGATAGTAATAATACGATACATATATGAATGTCAATATCTCCgaattttcttggttttagaACAAAGACATATTATAGGTTTTTAAATCAGGGCCCAATGGATCCACTGGCCCGTTTAATTTATGGAGTCAGACTCGAGAGTCGACACTACCCCAATTGCCCAAAAGACTCACGTAACTGTAGTTTAAGTTGAGtttctattttctaatatatatatttttctcttatataaattataacttGGAAGTTTTTATAAGTCGAATTTATAAATCACCTATACTTGAGTCCTTCTGTGAATTTATAAGTAGTTACTAATGTGTTAAATTCTCTTCGTTCATGCTTGTCAATCGATTGCAACGTTGTGTGTGCTCAATGATTCGTATCGGTTCAATTGTGGACTTTTcctaaataatttatatggATCAATATGACCATATTGTAAAATTTCTTATCCATTTATAAAATGTATAACTTTCTATTAAAAcgaaataatacaaaaatagtTTAGCATCTAAACAAGGGTTATCACACCAAAAACGAAAGACAAGTAATGAGTTTTGGTATACATTTATAGATAACCATTTGGTATCTTTCAACATTCTCGTCCTTCTTATCATTATAATcatctttttaatcaaaaaaggTTTGCACATAAcataagcttttttctttctctcttaatcAGAAAACAATCTTGTctcacaaaaatataattaatgattCTAAATTTCCCTAACCGTCCGATCACAAAAGATCGTGATCATCGCGTGGAAACTTTAGACCAATCTTTTCCCTAAACCGGACCGTACCAgattccttctctctctctctgcttagAGAGTTTTAGGTTCGTTTTCCCACTTAAGCCAAATTGGACAAGATTTGGACGTTTCTGTATCTCTCTTAAAGCTAAAAAAAAGGGCGAATTTTTCCATGGCGTTGTCGGAGTTTCAGCTAGCTCTGAGCTTGGTGGTCTTGTTCTTCTAGCTGATTTGATCGAAACCCCATGTTCTTATGATTTTACACGACCTAATCCAAAACTCCAGGTCCTTGAttgattcttctctctctccagCTCCAGattcttctgatttcttttgttatcatttgtttttgtaagatTTGTATCcgtttttgggttttgcttAGCTGATTCTTGCTGGATCGAGAGTTGAATAACTCTGCTTTTCTTCaatctggttttttttttttgtttcatagaGGAGAAAGGTTGTGGATTTCTCAGGTGGGGATttgagaattagggttttctgatTGGGGGTTTTCTTATTGATGTTACCTTCACCAAATTGTTGTCGGAGATCTAGATTTGGTTCAGTTATGGAATAATGGCTCGTCTCTTGCCATCTCTATTCGTAAttagcatcttcttcttcatccaaaGACTCCTCCTTTCTTCGTTAATCCATCGCCAGCTATTGAATCTGAAGCAAATCTGAGAATCTACCGAACTCACGCACCTGTATATTGCTTACACGGTAgatatctcttctttttgtttccgtttttgttgaatcaactcttttttctattggaaagtttgatattttgcTTCTCCATTTGTTAATTCACctgttcattttctttttggtgcaCGATCTCTTGGCTTTCAGAGTTTGTAGTTAGTCGTAGTTGTGCAATCATAGTAAGTGGTCTCATCATATGTTGTTGCagagagaatatatatactttgtgttcttcttcttaatgtTTTTGACTTTGTGTATGCTTTTTCTCTGGTGGATATAGGTACTAAACTCGTACGAatagtttctttttcacattggGTTTCTTGTATCTCTGCAAAGAAAGCTAGATATATGGATTGTTTTATATGGGAACTGCATATGTTTATTGGCTAATTGCTTCTCTTTCCCTGAAGATACAGAGCACACGGAGACGGAGTACATATTGTTCAGCGCAAGTGAAAGCAAGAGCCTTTTTGTCTATTGATGGGTGAGGAGTTAGCTGACACAATGAACCTGGATTTGAATCTTGGGCCTGGTCCTGAGTCTGATCTCCAACCTGCACCAAACGAGACTGTGAATTTGGCTGATTGGACTAATGACCCGCCTGAGAGATCTTCTGAAGCTGTGACAAGGATCAGGACTCGGCATAGGACACGGTTCAGACAGCTTAATCTCCCGATCCCGGTTCTATCTGAAACCCATACCATGGCTATAGAGCTCAACCAGTTGATGGGAAATTCTGTAAATAGAGCTGCTATGCAGACTGGTGAGGGTAGTGAAAGAGGCAATGAGGATTTGAAAATGTGTGAGAATGGCGATGGAGCCCTTGGGGACGGTGTATTGGATAAGAAAGCGGATGTCGAGAAAAGCAGTGGCAGCGACGGTAACTTTTTCGATTGTAATATATGTTTGGATTTGTCGAAGGAGCCGGTTCTCACCTGTTGTGGTCATCTTTACTGTTGGCCTTGTCTGTACCAATGGTTACAAATTTCGGATGCAAAGGAATGTCCTGTTTGTAAAGGAGAGGTGACCTCCAAAACCGTGACACCGATCTATGGACGTGGAAACCACAAGAGAGAAATTGAAGAGAGTTTAGATACTAAGGTCCCCATGAGACCACACGCGAGACGCATTGAGAGCTTGAGGAATACAATTCAAAGGTCGCCTTTTACAATACCAATGGAAGAAATGATTAGACGTATACAGAATAGGTTTGACAGGGATTCAACCCCAGTCCCTGATTTTAGTAACCGAGAGGCATCAGAAAGAGTCAACGATCGAGCCAATTCGATCCTTAACCGGTTGATGACATCTAGGGGAGTTAGATCAGAGCAGAACCAGGCTAGTGCTGCAGCAGCAGCCATTGTCGCAGCATCAGAGGATATTGATCTAAATCCAAACATTGCTCCTGATCTTGAAGGAGAAAGCAACACGAGATTCCATCCTCTCTTGATCAGGAGACAGTTACAGTCGCACCGAGTTGCAAGGATCTCGACTTTCACTTCTGCGTTGAGTTCAGCTGAGAGGCTTGTGGATGCGTATTTTAGGACTCATCCGTTGGGGAGGAACCACCAAGAGCAAAACCATCATGCTCCTGTTGTGGTTGATGATAGAGACTCATTCTCAAGCATTGCAGCTGTTATAAACTCTGAGAGTCAAGTGGATACTGCAGTTGAGATCGATTCTATGGCTCTTTCGACATCGTCCTCGAGGAGAAGGAATGAGAATGGTTCGAGGGTTTCTGATGTAGACAGTGCAGATTCTCGTCCGCCTAGGAGAAGGAGATTTACTTGAGaaacataaataagaaaagcTTTCAACCTGGAAgctgacgatgatgatgattaagaagaagataagaagaagattgtgtaactttatttttcttgtgttgctttgttgtaatttgtttttgtatttttctcgATAGGGAtggttttttttaatcgaaaattttctttcatcttttttttcttctgacgGTAAAATATCATAAACCTTTGAATCCAATATGGAATGTGTTCTTGATAACTATTCttataaaacaacaaacttgaaaattttaatcGATTTCCAAATGATAATTAGATAGCTTGaaattttgttggatttgaaaATCAGTAAGAAAATGTAGAATAAACTATtaacctttttaaaacaaaacttttaggCAAAAtgctaattttattattaagtaACATGGTGTGTTTTTTCAACTTTGTAGACTAAAGCAAGTTAGTATATAAATCAGTTATGAAGCAACGTAACAATAAGACACTTTGGCCGAGTGGTTAAGGCGTTTGCCTGCTAAGTAAATGGGGTTTCCCCGCGAGAGTTCGAATCTCTCAGGTGTcgtattatttttattttcttttccttgtcccctaacttttttttttgacagatTTGTTTAGAAACGATGATTATATGGTCGTagaaaaatccaatttttttttgagagtACATGTCACATGCGCACAGCGACATCCGACACGTCTATTATTTTCTGTTGAATCATCTCACTTCATATGGTTTTCTTCAACAATTATTTCACTTCtgattacaacaaaaaaacttatttttatactatcatatgatattttcttggcaatataaaaaaaaaaaacaccgcAAAAATACATTCACACGAGGggagacaaaaaataaataagaaccCCCACAAAAACAGACATCTTCCACCATTTTCAGGCTTTCatcatttattaaattataaagttTCTTGGATTCTTGTTAACTTAAATATAAGCTGCCAAATATATATCAGCTTACACTTATAATGGTCctgttttaattgaatttaacCTTAAATCTCATTGGAAAGTGATtgacaaaattcaaaaaaattatgaggaaaaatgaaaatttgaaaagtgaaaataaaataaaaataaaaactcaaatgatGTGTGCGGGAAACGAGCGACGTCGCGTTATTCGATGCACGAACTCGAGCCAATAAGATgtttttaaatctaaaaatggCTATTAGATTCGTCAttacttttgtatttttccaCAATTTAAATTGACTTTTGCCGGAGATGTAacttttaaactattttactacttctttttgtttttactcaTAAAGATCACAAAGATTCACTCACAAGCGTATGTATATCTGAAGCAattaaaaatgagaaaatatttgtccttttacagtttttgtttttcttctctgttacaaaaatgtaattacATCTGAAAACAATactagaaaaaagaaagtaatcgAGCGTTGTAACGCACCATAATGGAGAAAATAGTAATACAATTATGAAGATAGTACAAAATCTCAGATgaaaatatagtaaataattgtaattaaatgagataaaatcaatttctaaaaaaaaagtaaaaccacCTTCGTGAATTGTGATTCggtgtttttaaaaagtggggaataaagacaaaacagagacCACCACCATTAATGGCTTTCTTCACCGATACGAACAAGACAGGACACAACAAACTCAATCCcagcctcctcctcctccgtcttCTCCCTTATTCCCTTTTCGTTTAATCCCCcaat from Arabidopsis thaliana chromosome 3, partial sequence includes these protein-coding regions:
- a CDS encoding RING/U-box superfamily protein (RING/U-box superfamily protein; FUNCTIONS IN: zinc ion binding; CONTAINS InterPro DOMAIN/s: Zinc finger, RING-type, conserved site (InterPro:IPR017907), Zinc finger, RING-type (InterPro:IPR001841), Zinc finger, C3HC4 RING-type (InterPro:IPR018957); BEST Arabidopsis thaliana protein match is: RING/U-box superfamily protein (TAIR:AT2G42030.1).), with the translated sequence MGEELADTMNLDLNLGPGPESDLQPAPNETVNLADWTNDPPERSSEAVTRIRTRHRTRFRQLNLPIPVLSETHTMAIELNQLMGNSVNRAAMQTGEGSERGNEDLKMCENGDGALGDGVLDKKADVEKSSGSDGNFFDCNICLDLSKEPVLTCCGHLYCWPCLYQWLQISDAKECPVCKGEVTSKTVTPIYGRGNHKREIEESLDTKVPMRPHARRIESLRNTIQRSPFTIPMEEMIRRIQNRFDRDSTPVPDFSNREASERVNDRANSILNRLMTSRGVRSEQNQASAAAAAIVAASEDIDLNPNIAPDLEGESNTRFHPLLIRRQLQSHRVARISTFTSALSSAERLVDAYFRTHPLGRNHQEQNHHAPVVVDDRDSFSSIAAVINSESQVDTAVEIDSMALSTSSSRRRNENGSRVSDVDSADSRPPRRRRFT